The Citrifermentans bemidjiense Bem genome window below encodes:
- a CDS encoding respiratory chain complex I subunit 1 family protein has protein sequence MIDTLFHMVLVLAMPPLLLGVIGKTKAAFAGRVGAPFLQPYYDLSRLMRKGVVISDTTTWIFKAGPAVTLAATLFAALLVPLGKHAAPVSFEGDMILFAYLFALGRFFTTVAALDTGSSFEGMGAAREVTFSCLAEPALFFALITLTRLSGTMSLTPMLNHVTSPVWVAAGASLILLLAGLFVVLLAENCRIPFDDPNTHLELTMIHEVMVLDHSGPYFGCILYGAALKLYLLGALFVNIAVPFASGNAFVDWALFALSMLVLAVAIGVVESVMARLRLIRVPQLLVAAMILTAFSLVLVVR, from the coding sequence ATGATCGACACGCTCTTCCATATGGTGCTGGTTCTGGCCATGCCCCCGCTGCTTTTGGGGGTGATCGGCAAGACCAAGGCGGCCTTCGCCGGCAGGGTGGGGGCTCCGTTCCTGCAGCCCTACTACGACCTGTCGCGGCTGATGCGCAAGGGGGTGGTCATCTCCGACACCACCACCTGGATCTTCAAAGCCGGCCCGGCGGTCACCCTGGCGGCCACCCTCTTCGCGGCGCTGTTGGTGCCGCTCGGCAAGCACGCCGCACCGGTCTCCTTCGAGGGGGACATGATCCTCTTCGCCTATCTCTTCGCCCTGGGGCGCTTCTTCACCACGGTGGCCGCCCTCGATACCGGCTCCAGTTTCGAGGGGATGGGAGCGGCCCGCGAGGTCACCTTCTCCTGCCTCGCCGAACCGGCGCTCTTCTTCGCCCTGATCACTTTGACCAGGCTCTCCGGGACCATGAGCCTCACCCCCATGCTGAACCACGTCACCTCTCCGGTGTGGGTTGCCGCCGGCGCCTCTTTGATACTGCTTCTCGCGGGGCTCTTCGTGGTCCTTTTGGCGGAGAACTGCCGCATACCGTTCGACGACCCCAACACCCACCTGGAACTCACCATGATCCACGAGGTGATGGTGCTGGACCACAGCGGTCCCTATTTCGGCTGCATCCTCTACGGCGCCGCCTTGAAGCTCTATCTCCTGGGCGCTCTCTTCGTGAACATCGCCGTCCCCTTCGCCTCGGGGAACGCGTTTGTCGACTGGGCCCTCTTCGCGCTCTCCATGCTGGTTCTGGCCGTCGCCATCGGCGTGGTGGAATCGGTGATGGCGCGCCTGAGGCTGATCCGCGTGCCGCAGCTTTTGGTGGCGGCCATGATACTGACCGCCTTTTCCCTGGTTCTGGTAGTGAGGTGA
- a CDS encoding cytochrome c3 family protein, with translation MKNHVWRPLYVVLAVVALVLLARKVLVPADFGIGPRGYMYGWHRPSNEQQWKDVKVKYRTAVYCMECHRDKYDEMKESPHRNINCENCHGAAGNHPDDPRYLTIDRSRELCARCHTRLPYPTSSRGVMKGVDPKTHHVGLDCVTCHWPHDPRKEGHQR, from the coding sequence GTGAAGAATCATGTTTGGCGCCCCCTCTACGTGGTGCTTGCGGTAGTGGCCCTGGTGCTTTTGGCCAGGAAGGTCCTGGTCCCGGCCGACTTCGGCATCGGGCCGCGCGGGTACATGTACGGCTGGCACCGCCCCAGCAACGAGCAGCAGTGGAAAGATGTCAAGGTGAAGTACCGGACCGCCGTCTACTGCATGGAGTGCCACCGGGACAAGTACGACGAGATGAAAGAGTCCCCGCACCGCAACATCAACTGCGAGAACTGCCACGGCGCCGCCGGAAACCACCCGGACGATCCCCGCTACCTCACCATCGACCGCAGCCGCGAGCTCTGCGCCCGCTGCCACACCCGCCTCCCCTACCCCACCAGCAGCCGCGGCGTCATGAAGGGGGTCGATCCGAAGACGCACCACGTAGGCCTTGACTGCGTCACCTGCCATTGGCCGCACGACCCGAGGAAGGAGGGGCACCAGAGATGA
- a CDS encoding IS481-like element ISGebe1 family transposase produces MPWRPVDTMTLRFEFVHLALQEGSNIAFLCKRFNISRPTGYKWISRFLETGVEGLIDLSRKPLTCPHKTVTATEDAILKLREEHQAWGARKLRKRLEKLGHQGVPVPSTITAILRRNGCIDPAESDKHTAFQRFEHPYPNDLWQMDFKGSIPMKHHGRCHPLTVLDDHSRFSVVLVACANERTETVKAALIEAFRQYGLPYRMTMDNGSPWGNDQYNDLTPLTVWLIRNEIRVSHSRPYHPQTQGKDERFHRTLVAEAIAGRVFEDLADCQLRFDTFRHCYNLERPHESLGMETPMTRYKPSRRTYSEILPEIQYAPDDEIRKVQAEGKVSFKGRCVRLAKALRGQPVAFRPTIRDGEYGVYFCSQKIAEVDLKEQKV; encoded by the coding sequence ATGCCTTGGCGACCGGTGGATACTATGACCCTGAGATTCGAGTTCGTTCATTTGGCGTTGCAGGAAGGCAGCAACATAGCCTTCCTTTGCAAACGCTTTAACATCAGCCGTCCGACCGGCTACAAATGGATTAGCAGGTTCCTTGAAACCGGCGTCGAAGGCCTAATTGACTTATCTCGCAAGCCACTGACCTGTCCACATAAGACGGTCACTGCGACCGAAGATGCTATTCTCAAGCTTCGCGAAGAACATCAGGCTTGGGGAGCACGTAAGCTACGTAAGCGTCTTGAAAAACTTGGGCATCAGGGGGTGCCTGTACCTTCGACCATAACAGCAATCTTGCGCCGCAACGGCTGCATTGATCCAGCTGAGTCAGATAAACATACTGCTTTCCAACGGTTCGAGCACCCATACCCAAACGACCTATGGCAGATGGATTTCAAGGGCAGTATTCCGATGAAGCATCATGGTCGCTGTCATCCGTTGACTGTTCTGGATGACCATTCCCGGTTTAGTGTGGTGCTTGTAGCCTGTGCCAATGAGCGAACAGAAACGGTTAAAGCTGCTTTGATTGAGGCATTCAGGCAATATGGATTGCCATATCGAATGACCATGGACAATGGCAGCCCATGGGGTAACGATCAATACAACGACCTTACGCCATTAACGGTCTGGCTTATCAGAAACGAGATACGGGTCAGCCACTCTCGCCCCTATCATCCTCAAACACAGGGTAAGGACGAGCGGTTTCACAGAACTCTGGTTGCAGAAGCAATCGCTGGAAGAGTCTTCGAAGACCTAGCTGACTGCCAGCTTAGATTCGACACCTTCAGGCATTGCTACAACTTGGAGCGCCCACACGAATCACTAGGTATGGAAACTCCGATGACGCGTTATAAGCCTAGCCGGCGGACTTACTCAGAAATACTGCCCGAGATTCAGTACGCCCCAGACGACGAGATCCGAAAGGTCCAGGCCGAGGGTAAGGTGTCATTCAAAGGCCGATGTGTGCGCCTCGCGAAGGCGCTCAGGGGGCAGCCGGTGGCATTTCGGCCAACCATACGCGATGGCGAATATGGCGTTTATTTCTGCAGCCAGAAAATCGCAGAAGTCGATCTCAAAGAACAAAAAGTGTAA
- the nrfD gene encoding NrfD/PsrC family molybdoenzyme membrane anchor subunit, protein MVHGEAWTLKEFFTYPNEYIYWTIQIVMYPFMTGLVAGAFVLSSLYHVFGVKQLKGIARFSLVFSFALLPVAMLPLMLHLQQPLRGIEVMLTPHFTSAIAAFGIVFTTYGMIVASELWFVYRKHFVETALALKAKERRGAGEQFACLLFSALTMGAYDVSHEALEADERAVKKLAAAGIPVACFLHGYAGFIFGSVKANALWMTPLMPVIFICSAVVSGIALCILTYIVTMEIRKALAARRPELPSKEELKSAESQVVVMTSRYLLMFMVAAITLELLDLVFRGYTAVKSWDILRSVIYERDFVNIFVVQYGLGNLVPLVLFLVPGLTIRRAILGTALVLLGVFMMRWNVVIGGQAFSSSFSGFMHYTLPIWPDSMETFKEGLGGALLVAVVPFCLFWILNKVMPVFKETH, encoded by the coding sequence ATGGTGCACGGAGAAGCCTGGACCCTCAAAGAATTCTTCACCTACCCCAACGAGTACATCTACTGGACCATCCAGATCGTGATGTATCCCTTCATGACCGGCCTCGTGGCCGGGGCCTTCGTGCTCTCCTCGCTGTACCACGTCTTCGGCGTGAAACAGCTGAAAGGGATCGCGCGCTTTTCGCTGGTCTTTTCCTTCGCGCTGCTGCCGGTCGCCATGCTACCGCTCATGCTGCACCTGCAGCAGCCGCTAAGGGGTATCGAGGTGATGCTGACGCCTCATTTCACCTCGGCCATCGCCGCCTTCGGCATCGTCTTCACCACCTACGGCATGATCGTCGCCTCCGAGCTCTGGTTCGTCTACCGCAAGCACTTCGTCGAAACAGCGCTGGCCTTGAAGGCTAAAGAGCGGCGCGGCGCGGGCGAGCAGTTCGCCTGTCTCCTTTTCTCCGCGCTCACCATGGGCGCCTACGACGTGAGCCACGAGGCGCTGGAGGCGGACGAGCGGGCGGTGAAGAAGCTTGCCGCCGCCGGGATTCCCGTCGCCTGCTTCCTGCACGGCTACGCCGGATTCATCTTCGGCTCGGTGAAGGCGAACGCCCTTTGGATGACGCCGCTCATGCCGGTCATCTTCATCTGCTCCGCGGTGGTTTCGGGGATTGCGCTCTGCATCCTGACCTACATCGTCACCATGGAGATCAGGAAGGCGCTGGCGGCCAGGCGTCCCGAACTCCCCAGCAAGGAGGAGCTGAAGAGCGCCGAGAGTCAGGTAGTGGTGATGACCTCGCGCTACCTGCTCATGTTCATGGTCGCAGCCATCACGCTGGAGCTGCTCGACTTGGTCTTCAGGGGGTACACGGCTGTGAAATCATGGGACATCCTGAGAAGCGTCATCTACGAGCGGGATTTCGTGAACATCTTCGTGGTGCAGTACGGGCTGGGGAACCTGGTCCCACTGGTGCTGTTCCTCGTCCCGGGGCTCACCATCCGGCGCGCCATCCTGGGGACGGCGCTGGTGCTACTCGGGGTTTTCATGATGCGCTGGAACGTGGTCATCGGCGGCCAGGCCTTCTCCTCGTCCTTCTCGGGCTTCATGCACTACACCCTGCCCATCTGGCCCGACAGCATGGAAACCTTCAAGGAAGGGCTAGGCGGCGCACTCTTGGTGGCCGTGGTCCCCTTCTGCCTGTTCTGGATCCTGAACAAGGTGATGCCCGTCTTCAAGGAGACGCACTAA
- a CDS encoding proton-conducting transporter transmembrane domain-containing protein, which produces MMWALVLLPLAGALIAWLIPDNRKRALVLPVFALAQLFLVGALLVDTPPVSPAGWILLDPLGKLALISNSVLFAVCAFYAVGYLAYRRRRPNRVLCAALLVCLSAMTLVTISQHLGLLWIALEATTLTMAPLIYFNHNARSIEATWKYLLICSVGIAIALLGLFFLAYSTIVAKQDVTLLLPSLISDAAALHPGWRHAAFIFLLVGFGSKMGLAPLHTWKPDAYGEAPGLVGALLAGGLVNCALLALLRVYQIAVASTEGAMFQGVLLVMGLISMAFAAVFMARQSDFKRMLAYSSVEHIGIITVALGLGKGALFAGLLHMINNSMTKGVLFLSCGNIHRAYNSKSTTTVRGALRRTPWSGALFLAAFLAITGSPPFSPFVSEFLIVSSAFVQGNFWTGGLFLVFLALIFIGMASTVLPVVLGEVPADIERTRYRDTLPTVLPPLLLMGIILTMGLWLPAPLQQLLHEAAGQLGGGA; this is translated from the coding sequence ATGATGTGGGCCCTGGTCCTTCTCCCCCTCGCGGGGGCCCTGATCGCCTGGCTGATCCCCGACAACAGGAAGCGCGCCCTGGTGCTGCCGGTATTCGCGCTGGCGCAGCTTTTCCTGGTGGGAGCGCTCCTCGTCGACACCCCTCCCGTCTCCCCGGCCGGGTGGATACTGCTCGACCCGCTGGGAAAGCTCGCCCTGATCAGTAACAGCGTCCTCTTCGCGGTATGCGCCTTCTACGCCGTCGGGTACTTAGCCTACCGCAGAAGACGTCCGAACCGGGTTCTTTGCGCGGCGCTCTTGGTCTGCCTCTCCGCCATGACCCTGGTCACCATCTCGCAGCACCTGGGGCTCCTCTGGATCGCTCTCGAAGCGACCACGCTTACCATGGCGCCGCTCATCTACTTCAACCATAACGCCCGCTCCATCGAGGCCACCTGGAAGTACCTACTGATCTGCTCGGTCGGGATCGCCATCGCCCTTTTGGGACTCTTCTTCCTGGCTTACTCCACCATCGTGGCCAAGCAGGACGTGACCCTTCTGCTCCCTTCGCTCATCTCCGACGCCGCGGCGCTCCACCCCGGCTGGCGCCACGCGGCCTTCATCTTCCTCCTGGTCGGCTTCGGCTCGAAGATGGGGCTCGCCCCGCTGCACACCTGGAAACCGGACGCCTACGGCGAGGCGCCGGGGCTGGTGGGGGCGCTGCTCGCCGGGGGGCTGGTGAACTGTGCGCTCCTGGCGCTCTTGAGGGTGTACCAGATCGCCGTCGCCTCGACCGAAGGCGCCATGTTCCAGGGTGTGCTCCTCGTCATGGGGCTTATCTCCATGGCGTTTGCCGCCGTCTTCATGGCGAGGCAGAGCGATTTCAAGAGGATGCTCGCCTACTCGAGCGTCGAGCACATAGGCATCATCACGGTGGCGCTTGGGCTGGGCAAGGGTGCGCTCTTCGCCGGACTTCTGCACATGATCAACAACTCGATGACCAAGGGGGTCCTCTTCCTCTCCTGCGGCAACATACACCGGGCCTACAACTCGAAGAGCACCACTACGGTGCGCGGTGCGCTCAGGCGCACCCCCTGGTCGGGGGCGCTCTTTCTGGCCGCCTTTCTCGCCATCACCGGCTCCCCCCCGTTCTCCCCCTTCGTGAGTGAGTTCCTCATCGTCTCCTCCGCCTTCGTTCAGGGGAACTTCTGGACCGGGGGGCTCTTCCTCGTCTTCCTGGCGCTCATCTTCATAGGCATGGCTTCGACCGTGCTTCCGGTGGTGCTGGGCGAGGTGCCGGCAGACATCGAGAGGACCAGGTACCGCGACACGCTCCCGACGGTACTTCCCCCCTTGCTGCTCATGGGAATCATCCTGACCATGGGGCTCTGGCTCCCGGCGCCGTTGCAGCAGCTGTTGCATGAGGCGGCCGGGCAATTGGGAGGTGGGGCATGA
- a CDS encoding hydrogenase: MNSLADQFLVLCLLLNFAVLGTSRLNFSVRSVALQGVLLGILPALVHPFSWHLAFIVVSIVLVKGALIPFLIIRAIKRAEIEREFQPFIGYIPSLVLGALFTTLAFIFAAKLPLAPEHAGLLVVPASLATLMCGFLVLMGRRKAISQVLGYLLMENGIFLFGLLLADAMPVMVEAGALLDLLVGIFVMGIVINHISREFSSIDTSRLSALREE, translated from the coding sequence ATGAACTCCCTGGCCGACCAATTCCTGGTGCTCTGCCTGCTTTTGAACTTCGCCGTCCTCGGGACCAGCAGGCTCAACTTCTCCGTGCGCTCGGTGGCGCTGCAGGGGGTGCTCTTGGGCATCCTTCCGGCGCTGGTGCACCCCTTCTCCTGGCACCTCGCCTTCATCGTGGTGAGCATCGTGCTGGTAAAGGGGGCGCTGATCCCGTTCCTGATCATCCGTGCCATCAAAAGGGCCGAGATCGAGCGCGAGTTCCAGCCCTTCATCGGCTACATCCCCTCGCTGGTGTTGGGGGCGCTCTTCACCACGCTCGCCTTCATCTTCGCGGCGAAGCTGCCGCTGGCCCCGGAGCACGCGGGGCTTTTGGTGGTCCCGGCGTCGCTGGCGACCCTCATGTGCGGGTTCCTGGTGCTCATGGGAAGGCGCAAGGCGATCTCGCAGGTCCTGGGTTACCTCCTCATGGAGAACGGGATCTTCCTCTTCGGCCTGCTTCTGGCCGACGCCATGCCGGTCATGGTAGAGGCGGGAGCGCTTCTGGACCTTCTGGTAGGCATCTTCGTCATGGGGATCGTCATCAATCACATAAGCCGCGAATTCTCGAGCATCGACACGTCGAGGCTCAGCGCGCTCAGGGAGGAATAA
- a CDS encoding 4Fe-4S dicluster domain-containing protein, with amino-acid sequence MIDRRTFCKNTLLIAGGLALPLSALELFDPKRLLAEKDQKGARWVFLVDTRKCVGCGFCVKGCKVENEVPYDANVTRTWVERYLVTSDSKTHIDSPKGARDGFPRKEVEIGHGKLEEVRDEDLEKAFFVPKLCNQCDNPPCVQVCPVGATYQTEDGVVLVDRSWCIGCGYCIMGCPYGVRFFHPVYHVADKCNFCYHRISKGMQTACVDSCAFGARRIGNLRDPEDPVTKVIMTERVNVLKEEYGTKPQVFYLGLSKEVK; translated from the coding sequence ATGATCGACAGAAGAACTTTTTGCAAGAACACGCTGCTCATCGCCGGGGGCCTCGCGCTCCCGCTCTCGGCGCTGGAACTCTTCGACCCGAAGCGGCTTTTGGCCGAGAAGGACCAAAAAGGGGCGCGCTGGGTGTTCCTGGTGGACACCCGCAAATGCGTCGGCTGCGGTTTCTGCGTCAAGGGGTGCAAGGTGGAGAACGAGGTTCCCTATGACGCCAACGTGACCCGCACCTGGGTCGAGCGCTACCTGGTCACCAGCGACAGCAAGACCCACATCGACTCCCCCAAGGGGGCGCGCGACGGCTTCCCAAGGAAGGAGGTCGAGATAGGGCACGGAAAGCTGGAGGAGGTCCGCGACGAGGATCTCGAGAAGGCGTTCTTCGTCCCCAAGCTCTGCAACCAGTGCGACAATCCCCCCTGCGTCCAGGTCTGCCCGGTGGGGGCGACCTACCAAACCGAGGACGGTGTGGTGCTGGTGGACCGTAGCTGGTGCATCGGCTGCGGCTACTGCATCATGGGGTGCCCATACGGGGTCCGCTTCTTCCACCCGGTGTACCACGTGGCCGACAAGTGCAACTTCTGCTACCACCGGATCAGCAAGGGGATGCAGACCGCCTGCGTGGACAGCTGCGCTTTCGGGGCCAGGCGCATCGGGAACCTCAGGGACCCCGAGGACCCGGTCACCAAGGTGATCATGACCGAGCGGGTCAACGTCCTCAAAGAGGAGTACGGCACCAAGCCGCAGGTCTTCTACCTGGGGCTTTCCAAGGAGGTGAAGTAG
- a CDS encoding proton-conducting transporter transmembrane domain-containing protein — protein MIFSGEPATCIYLLLLAVACQALSGLPLLFRRGSAQAQRLSAALLAAASLAGLSGALIALLSPSIATVTIASGLPFGPFEAGVDPLSGFFLLPMFIVTGCAALYGVAYWPAALHAGNCGKLTFFLGLLAASLTTLLIAKSTILFLLAWEVMAFAAYFALTTEDEKPQVREAGTLYLITAHLGALALFAMFSLLKGETGEWLFPAAGTLSAQTGPAAAIFLTAILGFGLKAGCMPLHIWLPSAHANAPSHISAILSGIVLKTGIYGMMRVFSAFSDPPLWWGGTVLVLGLVSGVLGVAFAIAQHDIKRLLAYHSIENIGIIMMGIGIALIGESQGNPALTALGVAGALLHVVNHALFKALLFLSAGSVIHATGTREIDLMGGVARRLPYTALFFLAGAVAICGLPPLNGFVSELMIYLGSFTAISSTGGLSGMFPALTAPVLALVGGLAVACFVKVFGIAFLGAPRSEEHAGGHEAPGGMLAPMGVLALCCTLIGVAPGLLAKPLNNALSVYRSSLSGEWIENLVPFTWVSALAAGLITAALLAAYLLQRRATRLPVGSGPTWGCGYLRPTSAMQYTASSFGATLVSWFKIVLRPEVHREEVTGLFPERARFASHVPETVLERIYLPFLEYLFEKALPVRRLQHGKLNIYIFYTFITLVVLLALTSR, from the coding sequence ATGATCTTTTCCGGCGAGCCTGCGACCTGTATCTACCTGTTGTTGCTCGCCGTCGCCTGCCAGGCGCTCTCCGGCCTCCCCCTTCTTTTCCGGCGCGGCTCAGCCCAAGCACAGCGCCTATCCGCAGCACTTCTCGCCGCAGCTTCCCTGGCCGGCCTCTCCGGCGCCCTGATAGCTCTTCTTTCCCCCTCCATCGCCACAGTCACCATCGCTTCCGGCCTCCCCTTCGGCCCCTTCGAGGCAGGGGTGGACCCCCTTTCCGGGTTCTTCCTGCTTCCGATGTTCATCGTGACCGGCTGCGCGGCGCTCTACGGCGTAGCCTATTGGCCCGCCGCTCTTCATGCCGGCAACTGCGGCAAGCTCACTTTTTTCCTGGGGCTTTTGGCGGCGTCCCTCACCACGCTGTTGATCGCGAAGAGCACGATTCTCTTCCTGCTCGCCTGGGAGGTGATGGCCTTCGCGGCCTACTTCGCCCTCACCACCGAGGATGAAAAGCCCCAGGTGCGGGAGGCGGGGACCCTCTACCTCATCACGGCGCACCTGGGCGCGCTGGCGCTCTTCGCCATGTTCTCGCTGCTCAAGGGGGAAACCGGGGAATGGCTTTTCCCCGCGGCCGGCACGCTTTCGGCGCAGACGGGGCCCGCCGCCGCCATCTTTCTCACCGCCATCCTGGGGTTCGGCCTGAAGGCCGGCTGCATGCCGCTGCACATCTGGCTCCCTTCGGCGCACGCGAACGCCCCCAGCCACATCTCCGCCATCCTCTCCGGCATCGTCTTGAAGACCGGCATTTACGGCATGATGCGCGTCTTTTCCGCCTTTTCCGATCCCCCCCTTTGGTGGGGGGGGACCGTGCTGGTCCTGGGGCTTGTCTCCGGCGTCCTCGGGGTGGCCTTCGCCATAGCGCAGCACGACATCAAGAGGCTCCTGGCCTATCACAGCATCGAGAACATCGGCATCATCATGATGGGGATCGGCATCGCGCTCATAGGGGAGAGTCAGGGGAACCCGGCGCTGACGGCGCTGGGGGTGGCGGGGGCGCTGCTGCACGTGGTGAACCACGCTCTTTTCAAGGCGCTGCTCTTTCTTTCCGCCGGTTCGGTCATCCACGCCACCGGCACCAGGGAAATCGACCTCATGGGCGGGGTGGCGCGCCGCCTCCCGTACACCGCGCTCTTCTTCCTGGCAGGCGCCGTCGCCATCTGCGGGCTCCCCCCGTTGAACGGCTTCGTGAGCGAGCTGATGATCTACCTGGGCTCCTTTACCGCCATCAGTTCCACGGGGGGGCTGTCGGGGATGTTCCCTGCGCTTACCGCCCCCGTGCTGGCGCTGGTGGGGGGGCTGGCCGTGGCCTGCTTCGTCAAGGTGTTCGGGATTGCTTTTCTGGGGGCGCCCCGCTCCGAAGAGCATGCGGGGGGACACGAGGCGCCCGGGGGGATGTTGGCGCCGATGGGGGTGTTGGCTCTTTGCTGCACCTTGATAGGGGTCGCGCCGGGACTTTTAGCCAAGCCGCTCAACAACGCGCTCTCGGTCTACCGCTCCTCCCTCTCCGGGGAATGGATCGAGAACCTGGTCCCGTTTACCTGGGTCTCGGCGCTGGCCGCAGGGCTTATCACGGCCGCGCTGCTGGCGGCGTATCTGCTGCAGCGGCGCGCAACGAGGCTCCCGGTCGGCTCAGGCCCCACCTGGGGCTGCGGCTACCTGAGACCCACGAGCGCCATGCAATACACCGCGAGCTCCTTCGGCGCGACCTTGGTGAGCTGGTTCAAGATCGTGCTGCGCCCCGAGGTGCACCGGGAGGAGGTGACGGGGCTCTTTCCCGAGCGGGCCCGGTTTGCAAGCCACGTCCCTGAGACCGTGCTGGAGCGGATCTATCTCCCCTTCCTGGAATACCTGTTCGAAAAGGCGCTGCCGGTCCGCAGGCTGCAGCACGGCAAGCTGAACATCTACATTTTCTACACCTTCATCACCCTCGTGGTGCTTCTGGCGCTCACCAGCCGCTAG
- a CDS encoding proton-conducting transporter transmembrane domain-containing protein, producing MLFDMLRDPALLVLCAITLAGCSGLPGVLLRHGPLGQRLAAAAALLSSLIALPSLVYLLFWRQTSSFTLNWNLPFGPCEIALDPLSAFFLIPIFLVFPAGALYALGYWPAAERRASERSVTFFYGLLACAMALVVVARNGALFLIAWEVMAVSGYFLLVAEHAEEEVRGAGTVYLVASHLGAGALMVLFSTLFFSTGAFQFPAAGSLQLTAGLSTLIFCAALGGFGSKAGLMPLHIWLPSAHANAPSHVSALLSGVMLKVGIYGLLRVISFFPHPPFWWGALLTAAGLTSALMGICIASAQKDIKRLLAYSSIENLGIICTGIGVYLLAAVSGNRLLAYLGLAAALFHVLNHAIFKPLLFFSAGSVIHAAGTRELDRMGGLAKRMPRTAFLSLCGAVAICGLPPFNGFASEMLLYLGFFGEAQAGAPYLALGAPVLALVGGVAVISFVKLYGIAFLGAPRTDGSARSHEAPFSMLAPMGLLALLALTGGLFPQLFLALVNPAVAALAGPGADAVTLPVAPAWFAVAGGSLLVLSAALFFFLKGRAKAVPAGAGPTWGCGYIRPAASMQYSGSSFGALFGSLASTLVRSRISAGKVAGVAPAATKLSYTPEETVLQRIVLPTISIIGVGFAFVRRLQHGEVHVYILYIFATLLLLMLWVH from the coding sequence ATGCTTTTTGACATGTTGCGGGACCCCGCCCTCTTGGTCCTCTGCGCCATAACCCTTGCCGGCTGTTCCGGCCTTCCCGGTGTGTTGCTAAGGCATGGCCCGCTGGGACAGCGATTGGCCGCGGCAGCCGCGCTACTCTCGTCGCTGATTGCTTTACCGTCGCTGGTCTATCTGCTCTTCTGGCGACAAACATCAAGCTTCACCCTCAACTGGAACCTCCCTTTCGGCCCCTGCGAAATCGCTCTAGACCCTCTCTCTGCATTCTTCCTGATCCCCATCTTCCTTGTCTTTCCGGCAGGCGCCCTCTATGCCCTTGGTTACTGGCCCGCAGCCGAGCGCCGCGCCTCGGAGCGGAGCGTCACCTTCTTCTACGGGCTCTTGGCCTGCGCCATGGCGCTGGTGGTGGTTGCCCGAAACGGCGCGCTCTTCCTGATCGCCTGGGAGGTGATGGCCGTCTCCGGCTATTTCCTGCTGGTGGCGGAACACGCCGAGGAGGAGGTGAGGGGAGCGGGGACGGTGTACCTGGTGGCGAGCCACCTGGGGGCGGGGGCGCTGATGGTCCTTTTCTCCACGCTCTTTTTCTCCACCGGCGCCTTCCAATTCCCCGCCGCCGGCTCGCTGCAGCTAACTGCCGGGCTCTCGACCCTTATTTTTTGCGCGGCACTCGGCGGCTTCGGTTCCAAGGCGGGGCTCATGCCGCTGCACATCTGGCTCCCGTCCGCCCACGCCAACGCCCCGAGCCACGTCTCCGCCCTTCTCTCCGGGGTGATGCTGAAGGTCGGCATCTACGGCCTCTTGCGGGTCATCTCCTTTTTCCCCCATCCCCCTTTCTGGTGGGGCGCGCTTCTCACCGCCGCCGGCCTCACCTCTGCCTTGATGGGAATCTGCATCGCCTCGGCGCAAAAGGACATCAAGCGGCTTTTGGCCTACAGCAGCATCGAGAACCTGGGCATCATCTGCACCGGGATCGGCGTCTACCTCCTCGCCGCGGTAAGCGGCAACCGGCTGCTTGCCTACCTGGGGCTCGCCGCCGCCCTGTTCCACGTCCTGAACCACGCCATCTTCAAGCCGCTCCTCTTCTTTTCGGCGGGGAGCGTGATCCATGCCGCCGGCACTCGCGAACTGGACCGCATGGGGGGGCTCGCCAAGCGCATGCCCCGCACCGCCTTCCTCTCGCTTTGCGGGGCCGTCGCCATCTGCGGGCTTCCCCCCTTCAACGGCTTTGCCAGCGAGATGCTCCTGTACTTAGGCTTCTTCGGGGAGGCCCAGGCGGGGGCGCCGTACCTTGCGCTGGGGGCGCCGGTGCTGGCGCTTGTCGGCGGCGTCGCCGTGATCAGCTTCGTGAAGCTCTACGGCATCGCCTTCTTGGGCGCCCCGCGCACCGATGGCTCCGCCCGCAGCCACGAGGCCCCCTTCAGCATGCTCGCCCCGATGGGGCTTCTTGCCCTGCTCGCCTTAACCGGGGGGCTCTTTCCGCAGCTTTTCCTCGCGCTGGTGAACCCGGCAGTCGCGGCACTCGCAGGCCCCGGCGCGGACGCCGTAACGCTTCCGGTGGCGCCTGCGTGGTTCGCGGTCGCCGGAGGAAGCCTGCTGGTCCTCTCCGCTGCCCTGTTTTTCTTCCTCAAGGGGAGGGCCAAGGCGGTCCCCGCCGGCGCCGGACCGACCTGGGGATGCGGCTATATCCGCCCGGCCGCCAGCATGCAGTACAGCGGGAGCTCTTTCGGCGCCCTGTTCGGCTCCCTCGCCTCGACGCTGGTCCGCTCGCGCATCAGCGCCGGCAAGGTGGCCGGGGTGGCGCCGGCTGCAACTAAGCTGAGCTACACCCCCGAGGAGACCGTGCTGCAGCGCATCGTGCTGCCGACGATAAGCATCATAGGCGTTGGCTTTGCCTTCGTGCGGCGCCTGCAGCACGGAGAGGTGCACGTCTACATCCTCTACATCTTCGCCACGCTGTTGCTGCTGATGTTGTGGGTGCATTAG